In Gadus chalcogrammus isolate NIFS_2021 chromosome 13, NIFS_Gcha_1.0, whole genome shotgun sequence, a single genomic region encodes these proteins:
- the LOC130401698 gene encoding LOW QUALITY PROTEIN: metastasis-associated in colon cancer protein 1-like (The sequence of the model RefSeq protein was modified relative to this genomic sequence to represent the inferred CDS: inserted 1 base in 1 codon), with product MEAGRARSLCHVGSLIRSRSEGTLIEPDDDTRNKSNGIFATQTTKHSECTVSQPKVTPLLGTLNPFWNKLAGSNPFLDDIVHASTEKNLFNVSNAKQDPENLKDINNEDSVSTSSDEGNVGNRLKYKHKVRNGPGRWRSASEILDELERKESKLEKYHKPPQPILNPDFEWLKNDREAYKMAWLSHRQLTRSCLDLGLMSQSPGWAQTQATDAMAACKIDHNGGVVSLPDSQNSICIPEGHVHPGEVQEVSFKVNLDPPHCLNTLYTATMSPLLEVRLSNLNTKEGITLELKLDGIVKNDPLSQVMTTLVGLISDKKEGPYGKVNDCFIQENVMQIKLHHFRNHFYAIAAAEATDIQFPATSVWDYLDHXVMVALYGPRYIHPSFKAVMVVSRHNDIPPRLPFPDIREGNKNLPPVVLHLWGKHQLKIETFEDLLVDIGITNSTFNIKAEDERKEVKPSKLKLGKFLHFPFELSHSGNAQLTCFNIDLQLQDSNSVTIAHFQVSSPTAAPVRSEKVAPKQLARRMEMARSSSIPEEVFPESHQFQVKSVNLKWYGVALKSVLRQPRMEYLLEYFKGDTLALLSREMVRSIGNFKEKQWYIGFCRGRTGLIHCKNIKIITREQVLDFTGINITTDVLLYNMTLPFKKLTYMYSAIQTLVTSQITSWRTFADALGYSNLSLDAITHRHTENEADKVACVLEKLKEDCHAEKSRRKFQHELMIGLLKMDYVSLVALLMKNTVILSTAVELGIRWRELAEKFGKLNSTQIANYEAPHAGKTGEINAQSMWKPAYDFLYSWSMRYGDSYKDMIQDLHLILDKMKNPVTRQWRQLTGALITVNCLEALRFSEYP from the exons ATGGAAGCTGGAAGAGCAAGATCTCTCTGTCATGTTGGCAGTCTTATAAGGAGCAGATCGGAGGGGACATTGATTGAACCGGACGATGACACACGCAACAAATCAAATG GTATTTTTGCAACCCAAACAACCAAGCATTCTGAATGTACAGTTTCACAACCAAAGGTCACACCTCTATTGGGAACATTAAATCCATTCTGGAACAAACTTGCTGGATCCAATCCTTTCTTAGATGACATTGTGCATGCCAGCACTGAGAAAAATCTGTTCAACGTATCAAATGCAAAACAGGATCCTGAAAACTTAAAAGACATCAATAATGAAGATTCAGTTAGCACATCTTCAGATGAGGGCAATGTAGGGAACCGGctgaaatacaaacacaaggTTAGGAACGGACCTGGAAGATGGAGAAGTGCCTCAGAGATTTTGGATGAACTTGAGAGAAAGGAATCAAAACTAGAAAAATACCACAAACCACCCCAGCCCATTTTGAACCCAGACTTTGAGTGGCTAAAAAATGACAGGGAAGCATATAAGATGGCCTGGCTGAGCCACAGGCAGCTAACCAGGTCATGTCTTGACCTGGGATTGATGAGCCAAAGTCCTGGATGGGCTCAAACACAGGCCACTGACGCTATGGCTGCCTGCAAGATTGACCACAATGGAGGCGTGGTCAGTTTACCAGACTCACAAAATAGTATCTGTATCCCAGAGGGTCACGTTCATCCAGGGGAGGTTCAAGAAGTTTCATTCAAAGTTAACCTTGACCCTCCTCATTGTCTcaacaccctttacacagccaCCATGAGTCCACTTTTGGAAGTGAGGCTCAGCAACCTGAACACCAAGGAAGGGATCACCCTGGAGCTGAAACTAGATGGAATTGTAAAGAACGATCCTTTGAGTCAAGTGATGACCACACTGGTAGGTCTCATATCTGACAAGAAAGAGGGGCCTTATGGCAAGGTCAACGACTGTTTCATTCAGGAGAACGTCATGCAGATAAAGCTGCACCATTTTAGGAACCATTTTTATGCTATCGCCGCTGCAGAGGCCACTGATATCCAGTTCCCTGCAACATCAGTATGGGACTACCTTGATC ACGTTATGGTTGCTTTATATGGTCCCAGGTACATTCACCCATCTTTCAAGGCGGTAATGGTTGTCTCCCGTCACAATGATATTCCACCAAGGCTTCCATTTCCAGACATCCGGGAAGGCAACAAAAACCTGCCCCCAGTTGTGCTGCATCTCTGGGGAAAACATCAGCTTAAGATCGAAACATTTGAAGATCTACTTGTTGACATTGGCATCACAAATTCAACATTTAACATAAAAGCTGAAGACGAACGAAAAGAAGTCAAACCAAGTAAACTTAAATTGGGGAAGTTTTTGCATTTTCCATTTGAATTATCCCATTCTGGGAATGCACAACTGACTTGCTTCAACATAGATTTACAATTGCAGGACTCAAACTCTGTTACCATCGCACATTTCCAGGTGTCTTCCCCAACAGCTGCACCTGTACGGTCAGAAAAAGTAGCTCCTAAGCAACTGGCCAGACGAATGGAGATGGCGAGATCTTCATCTATTCCTGAAGAAGTATTTCCAGAATCACATCAATTCCAGGTCAAATCTGTGAACCTTAAGTGGTACGGGGTGGCCCTAAAGTCTGTGCTCCGTCAGCCTAGGATGGAGTACCTTCTGGAGTATTTCAAAGGGGACACTTTGGCACTCCTCTCCAGAGAAATGGTTAGGTCAATTGGAAACTTTAAAGAAAAGCAGTGGTACATTGGATTCTGCAGAGGAAGGACGGGCTTAATTCATTGCAAAAACATTAAGATAATTACCAGAGAGCAAGTGCTGGACTTTACTGGTATAAATATCACCACAGATGTCCTTTTGTACAACATGACACTGCCCTTCAAAAAATTAACTTACATGTACTCAGCCATCCAGACCTTGGTGACTTCACAAAtaaccagctggagaacctTTGCTGATGCCCTGGGATACTCCAACCTTTCCTTGGATGCCATTACCCATAGGCATACGGAAAACGAGGCAGACAAGGTTGCGTGTGTACTAGAAAAGCTGAAGGAAGATTGTCATGCAGAGAAAAGCAGAAGAAAGTTCCAACACGAACTCATGATT GGTCTTTTGAAGATGGACTATGTCAGTCTGGTGGCACTGTTAATGAAGAATACAGTCATCTTGTCCACTGCAGTCGAACTGGGTATAAGATGGAGGGAGCTGGCTGAGAAATTTGGAAAACTCAACAGTACTCAAATAGCAAACTATGAGGCTCCACATGCAGGGAAGACTGGGGAAATCAACGCCCAG TCCATGTGGAAACCTGCCTATGACTTTCTGTATTCCTGGAGCATGCGCTATGGGGACAGCTATAAAGACATGATCCAGGATCTCCACCTAATTCTGGACAAAATGAAGAACCCTGTTACTAGACAGTGGAGGCAGCTCACTGGAGCACTCATCACAGTGAATTGTCTCGAAGCTCTCAGATTCTCTGAATACCCTTAA